In bacterium, the genomic stretch ATTAAAGGTTTATCTTACACAGAAGGAACAGTCCCCGTCCATAATCCAGGTTATCCTAAACCTGTTTCCTTGGACCATCTTCCCATTCCTGATTTTTCTTTAGTTCTAGAAAGAGAAAAGATGACCGTTACTCCTATTTCTACTTCTCGTGGCTGTCCTTTCCATTGTAGTTTTTGTTCAGTAACTCCAATGTTTGGAAAAAAGTATCGCTTTCGAAACACTGATTTAGTTATAGAAGAGATAAAAAGAGATAAAAAAAAGAGGATCTTTTTTTACGATGATAACTTTACGGCAAACAAAACACGGAGCAAAGTACTTTTAGAAAAGATGTTAGAAAATAATTTACGTCCTGAGTGGATGGCTCAAGCACGAGTTGATGTTGCAAAAGATAAAGATTTGTTAAAACTTATGCAAAAGACCAATTGTTTTATAGTCCAAATTGGGTTTGAGTCCATTAATCCCCTCACTTTAAAATCATATAATAAAGGGCAAACAGTAGAAGAAATAGAAGAAAGCATTATGATTTTACACCAATACAAGATTAAAATACATGGTATGTTCATGTTTGGCTCAGATGATGACGAGATAGAGACTCTTAAACAAACAGTTAAATTTGCTAAAAGACTTAAGCTTGATACAATTCAATTTTTAACTTTAGTTCCTTTTTGTGGAACTAAAGTTTATTCTGATTTAGATGCCGCCGGGAGGATCTTTACTAAAAATTGGGTACTCTATGATGGTCATCATGTGGTATTTGAACCAAAAAAAATGAGTCCTTTTGAACTTCAAATAGAAACTTTTAAAGCCATGAAAAAATTCTATTCTTTATGGCGTTGTTTAAAATCATTTTGGAAGGGTAAGTCCTTTACTGCTATGGCCAGATATTGGGGAAATAGAACCTTAAAGAAATGGGGAAAGGACCATAAGCCGCTCTTTGACCAGCTAAAACTCTTTAGCCGCAAGCTTAAGATTAATCGAAAAGTTTAACTTTGAGGTGGGGAGTCGTCTAGGGGTAGGACACAAGACTCTGGATCTTGCTGCGAGGGTTCGAATCCTTCCTCCCCAGCCAAAAAAGGCGCTATCGTCTAGAGGCCTAGGACAGGTGGTTCTCAGCCATCAGACCGGGGTTCGAATCCCCGTAGCGCTACCAATAAACTACTTCTCTTTTAATTTCTTCATTATCTTTTCTACTTTATTTTTTTGGGATAAAGTGTAATCTAAAGATCTTTGAACAGTTTCCCTATATTCTTTAGGTGAATTTCGAAGTAGGTAAGTTAAATCAACGATACTCTTGAACAAACATTTTTCTAATAGAGATAATATCTCTTTCCTTTCTCCTTTAGCCTCTATTTTATTATTGTAAATATTTATACTTAAAGCTAAGCAATTCTGATAAGCTTTTACTAATTCTCCAAGATAAGCATAGTTATAATCTCCAGACATATTTACTGCTTCTTGTAACCTCTTATAAGCTATATTAATGAAAAACCTGACCTTTTCTGTATTTAAAGATAAATTAGTAGCTTGAATTATTTCATTAGTAAATTTTTCAATGTACTCAGGCTGATCAGGAGTAAAATTAATCAAAGAAGCTTTTCCTTTTAAAGGCATAAAAAAGAAGAATAAAAAAAATAGGTATAAAATCAAATCTAAAATTCTCATCTCTCCACTAAGTCCTTTCTAAAATACCAAAATAATAATTACCACTATATATACTAAATATACTAAAAAACTGTCTCTTCCAAGGAAATTTAATCACCTGTTTAAAAGTCTATCTTTTTAATCTCACAAGTTCAATAAGCAAAAACGGGAGTAAGGGGGAGTTTTGGCCGAATATCTTATAGGATAGCCTTATTAAACGTTATTAATACAAGATGAGGAATCATTAAATCATTAATTTTTCTTTACATTTTATCATTTTAATTTTATACTACTTATTAATAGTAATTCTAATTATGAAAATTTCTTTTTATTCTATCTGAATTTACTAATAAGAGGTGGGTTTAGATAACTAAGTTAAAGACTGTAGACTTAGCTAACCGCTGAGTGCTTACTATAATCTAACTACTATAACTTAAGGATAAAGATGGCTGAAGAGAATAAGATTATCAAGATTGTACTTATTGTTTTAACTACCTTAATGTTGGGAGAAGCTTTATATCTTTTAGCACTGCTAAAAGGAGAGTCTTTTCAGAAGAAAAATATTGCTATCATTGACATCAAGGGTCCCATTTTAGATTCAGAAGAAGTTTTAGAGCAAATAAATGAATATAAGGATAACCCTACCATTGCTTCTATTGTTTTGCGGATCGACAGCCCTGGTGGTTATACCGGAGCAACCCAAGAAATATATCAAGAAATTAAGGAAGCTCGTGAGGAAGGTAAGATTTTTGTAACCTCCTTTGCCAATATTGGTGCTTCAGGTGCTTATTATATCGCTGCGGCCACTAACTATATTTTAGCTAACCCTGGAACTTTAACTGGTAGCATTGGAGTAATAATGGAAGTTCATAATTTTAGAGAGCTACTAAATAAGCTTGGCTTAAAAGCAGAAATAATTAAGAGTGGTAAGTATAAAGATATAGGTTCTCCTTTGAGAGATATGACTTCCCATGAAAAAGAGTTAATTCAACAGCTGACTGATGATGTTCATTGTCAATTTATAGAAGCAGTTTCAAAAGGAAGAAAGATCAAAAAAGAGAAACTTATTAATATTGCTGACGGTCGCATCCTTACAGGACTTCAAGCTTATAAAGCAGGACTTGTTGACCAATTAGGAAATTTAAATGAAGCTATTAAAGTAGCGGCAAGGTTAGCTAATATTGAAAAAAAACCCACTATCATCAGAAAAAAAGCCAAGTTTTCTCAAGCTTTTGAAGAGTTATTTAATAAGCTTTTCTTAGATAAGATTACCTCTTTTAAATATAGAGCAAGGTATTAGCGAGATGGAAGATTACCAAGACATAGATAATTTGAGAAAGATAGAAAAAGCAAGATATCAAGTCAAACAAGAAATGTTCTTATCTCATAAAAGTTCCTTGTTAGCTGTCTTATTTTCTATGCTTATTCCAGGTGGAGGCCAAATATATGCTCATGCCTTTATCAAAGGATTCTTGTGGCTTTCCTTCTTTTTAGTCCTTACTTCCTTAAACTTTGGTATTAAGAAGATAATCTTACCCATTGCTTCCCCTCTAAACATATTTATTTCATTAATTAATATCTTTTTATGGCTTTTTATTCTTTATGATGCTCATAGGAGTGTAAAATTATATAATCTAGGTAAGGCTTCTTTTTTAACTCGTCAAATGATCATCTTCTTAATTATCTTTGAAATTATTATTCTCCTAATATTAAGCATGATTGGTAGATTAGTATAAAAAAGCTTAATAATAAATCCTTGCCCTAAGAGGTAAAAAGATGCCACTTTATGAATATGCTTGTCAAGATTGTAAAAATAAATTCGAGATGTTAGTTTTTGGAAAACCAAAGACCCAATTAAGGTGTCCTAAGTGCAACTCAAGTGAAGTAGAAAAATTATTTTCTTTATTTGGTATTAATAAAGGTTCTCTTGATTCTAATTCTACTTCAAGTTCTACTTCAAACTATTCCTCTTCATGTCATAGCTGTAGTACGCATCACTGTGGTAGTTGTAGTTAAGGCAGTTATTAACCAAAAAACTTAAATCAAATAAATAAATTTGATTTAAATAAAGGAAAAAGGAAATGACTATGAATTATTATGAAGTTATCCCTATTTTAATTAGCACAGTAGCTATAATTTGTGCCTCAATCTTAGTAGTCATAAGCTATCTAAGGACTAAAAAATTCAAGAAAACAAGAGAAGAAGATGGGAAGACCATTCTTTCTTTAATAAAAGAAAAAGATGGTATTAAAGATAGTATTATAGATAAATTAGATTCACTTAAAAAAGAAGAAGTGACCCAACAAACTTTGCTTTTAGAGATGGTTGAAAAGTATTATAAAAAGAGCGATGAAGAAAAAAAAGAAGACTTAATGAACTGGCTTAATTATAAAGCCTCTACCTGGCAAAAACAAATTGAGAGTCAAGTTTTAAGTAGAATGGATAAACTTCAATCTGAGATTACAGAATTAAGTAAAAGGTTGTTTAAAATAGAAATAAGACTAGAAAAAGAAAAAAAATGAGAAAGCAGATTTTTTTTTTAATCTTGCTCTTGATGTTAATCTTCCTCTTTCAAGTTCCCTCCCTTTTAGCTACAGGTGCAATAGGTTATCTCCAAAAAGCTAATGAGTATTTAAAAGAGAAAAAATACTCCTTAGCTATTAATAAATATAAGACTGCTCTAAAGATAAATCCTTATTACAAAGAAGCTTACTATCAATTAGCTTTAGCTTATTTTGGAAAGAATAATTTAACAAAAGCAGAGGAAAATTTTAAAGAAGCTATTAAATTAGATCAATACTACTTTGACGCTCATAATGATTTAGGTCTTTTGTATGAAGAGCAAGGAAAATTAGAAGAAGCTTTAAAGAAATATGACCAAGCTAAAGAGATCGCTCCAGGTAATCCTAAGGTGTACTACAACTTAGGAAGTTTATATCATAAAAAAAATGATCTAAAGAAAGCAATCGTAAATTACATAAAAGTATTAAAGATAGATCCACAACATGCCTTGTCTT encodes the following:
- a CDS encoding B12-binding domain-containing radical SAM protein, with protein sequence MKNIKKIILIEPKSPDRHIFGQACMPRLGLPILGTILKEKGHEVRIYCQDIKKINYSDVFSADLVGISTTTSTAPEGYLIADKIKAHHSKIPVVIGGAHATFLPEEALSHCDYVIRGEGEYVFPELIEALENHCTVRNIKGLSYTEGTVPVHNPGYPKPVSLDHLPIPDFSLVLEREKMTVTPISTSRGCPFHCSFCSVTPMFGKKYRFRNTDLVIEEIKRDKKKRIFFYDDNFTANKTRSKVLLEKMLENNLRPEWMAQARVDVAKDKDLLKLMQKTNCFIVQIGFESINPLTLKSYNKGQTVEEIEESIMILHQYKIKIHGMFMFGSDDDEIETLKQTVKFAKRLKLDTIQFLTLVPFCGTKVYSDLDAAGRIFTKNWVLYDGHHVVFEPKKMSPFELQIETFKAMKKFYSLWRCLKSFWKGKSFTAMARYWGNRTLKKWGKDHKPLFDQLKLFSRKLKINRKV
- a CDS encoding zinc ribbon domain-containing protein, translated to MPLYEYACQDCKNKFEMLVFGKPKTQLRCPKCNSSEVEKLFSLFGINKGSLDSNSTSSSTSNYSSSCHSCSTHHCGSCS
- the sppA gene encoding signal peptide peptidase SppA encodes the protein MAEENKIIKIVLIVLTTLMLGEALYLLALLKGESFQKKNIAIIDIKGPILDSEEVLEQINEYKDNPTIASIVLRIDSPGGYTGATQEIYQEIKEAREEGKIFVTSFANIGASGAYYIAAATNYILANPGTLTGSIGVIMEVHNFRELLNKLGLKAEIIKSGKYKDIGSPLRDMTSHEKELIQQLTDDVHCQFIEAVSKGRKIKKEKLINIADGRILTGLQAYKAGLVDQLGNLNEAIKVAARLANIEKKPTIIRKKAKFSQAFEELFNKLFLDKITSFKYRARY